In one window of Luteitalea sp. DNA:
- a CDS encoding galactose oxidase, translating into MTTTRSRVSTSPTLRAFGTKSATWRVCSNAPCVPGLALATLMMVLPARGAAGQESDSGGLGEAALPSATSSLDEAEHSQTSTLSWQRSGDLPRPLAGHAVGFSHGVLIVAGGTDFPTPLFEGGSKVWFDSVYALEPAATEWRARHRLPHPLAYAATATMGNRMLVVGGSDQARHYADAFTLEWIGGKITQRALPPFPSPIAMAGAAVIGQTLFVVGGQRQPDDTEALASGWALDLSSPAPAWRALPPVPGPGRILPVVTAQQGRLHVISGAALRRAPSGKATRRYLSDAYSWTPDEGWQRLADVPRPVVAAPAAPFGQSHILVFGGDDGTHASRVEELKDRHPGFSRDVLAYHTITDTWTTFGTMRAVW; encoded by the coding sequence ATGACAACGACCCGATCGAGAGTATCAACCTCGCCGACTCTCCGCGCTTTCGGAACCAAGTCAGCGACCTGGCGGGTCTGCTCGAACGCGCCGTGCGTTCCGGGGCTGGCGCTCGCAACGCTGATGATGGTCTTGCCGGCCCGCGGAGCGGCAGGGCAAGAGTCCGATAGTGGCGGCCTCGGCGAGGCGGCCCTACCTAGTGCGACGTCGAGCCTGGACGAAGCAGAGCACAGTCAGACCAGCACCTTGTCCTGGCAGCGAAGCGGCGACCTGCCGCGTCCCCTGGCCGGACACGCGGTGGGCTTCAGTCATGGCGTGCTGATCGTCGCGGGCGGCACCGATTTCCCGACGCCGCTGTTCGAGGGCGGCAGCAAAGTGTGGTTCGATTCCGTCTACGCGCTCGAGCCCGCCGCCACAGAGTGGCGCGCACGCCATCGGTTACCGCATCCACTGGCATACGCGGCTACTGCAACGATGGGTAATCGGATGCTGGTCGTGGGTGGTTCGGATCAGGCACGCCATTACGCCGACGCCTTCACGCTGGAATGGATCGGCGGCAAGATAACGCAACGAGCGCTGCCGCCGTTTCCGTCGCCCATCGCCATGGCGGGAGCTGCCGTCATCGGACAGACGCTCTTTGTCGTCGGTGGGCAGCGCCAGCCGGATGACACGGAAGCACTCGCGTCCGGCTGGGCGCTCGACCTGTCCTCTCCCGCACCGGCGTGGCGCGCTCTGCCACCGGTTCCGGGCCCTGGCCGCATTCTGCCGGTGGTGACGGCTCAGCAAGGGCGGCTGCATGTGATCAGCGGTGCCGCGCTGCGGCGCGCGCCGAGTGGCAAAGCAACGCGCCGGTATCTTAGCGATGCGTACTCGTGGACACCAGACGAGGGCTGGCAGCGGCTTGCCGATGTGCCTCGCCCAGTGGTGGCAGCGCCGGCGGCACCGTTCGGACAGTCTCACATCCTCGTGTTCGGCGGTGACGATGGCACGCATGCGAGCCGCGTCGAGGAGTTGAAGGATCGACATCCAGGCTTCAGCCGCGACGTCCTTGCGTATCACACAATTACCGACACTTGGACGACGTTCGGTACGATGCGAGCGGTTTGGTGA